A window of Nonomuraea angiospora genomic DNA:
CAAGCCCGCCTAATCAGTGGCACTAGGCTGGTGGGGTAACAAGCGGGCGGATTGCTCCGAGCCGCTGGGCGAGGAGAGCGAATGAGTGACTTGCTGGTCTGGATCGACTGCGAGATGACCGGGCTCGACCTGGGTCGCGACGCGCTCGTCGAGGTGGCGTGCGTCATCACCGACAGCGAGCTCAATCAGCTGGACGAAGGCGTCGACGTGGTCATCAAGCCGCCGCCGGAGTCGCTGGAGCAGATGTCGCAGGTCGTGCGCGAGATGCACACCGCCTCGGGGCTGCTGCCCGAGCTGGCGGGCGGTGTGACGCTGGCGGAGGCCGAGTCGGTCGTGCTCGACTACATCCGGCGGCACGTCCCCGAGCCGAAGAAGGCGCCGCTGTGCGGCAACTCGATCGGCACCGACCGCACGTTCATCTCGCGCGACATGCCCGGGGTCGACGGCTACTTGCACTACCGGATGATCGACGTCTCGTCGATCAAGGAGCTGGTGCGCCGCTGGTACCCCCGCGTCTACTTCGCGGCGCCCGAGAAGCAGGGCGGACACCGGGCTCTGGCGGACATCATGGAGAGCATCAGGGAGCTGCGCTACTACCGCGCGGCGATCTTCGTCGCCCAGCCGGGGCCCGACTCGGCGACCGCGAGATCCCTGGCAGAGCGTGTCAGCGGCTAAAGGAGTGGCGTAAAGACTCCCGAACCCCGCTACACTTTTCCTGTGCCACCACACAGGGGTGGCTCATGGTGGGTGTAGCTCAGTTGGCAGAGCGCCAGGTTGTGGTCCTGGATGTCGAGGGTTCAAGTCCCTTCACTCACCCCAACGAGGCACGGCCGGTCCTTCGGGACCGGCCGTTGCCGTTTTCTCCCAACAACGTCCCCAAATCATGACATTGCGAGTTATGCTCGCTGTCTACCGCTAACGCCGGAAGCACGGGGGCCATCGGCGATCTGACCGTCTGCGCGCCACCCGGAGGCCGGATGAGAGTCGACGACGCAGCGTTCGATAGCGTGTTCACGTCCCTGAGCAAGCGTGAAGCCGAGGTCATGGACCTGATCGCCACCGGTCAGTCCAACGGGCAGATCGCTCAACGGCTGTTCCTCAGCGAGAAGACGGTCAAGAACCACGTCAATCGCATCTACGCCAAGCTAGGGGTGGACTCACGGGTCACGGCCATCGGCCTGTGGCGCTCCCGCCAGGAGTAACGCTTTCCGCGAGCCGGCCCGAGAGAACCGGCGGGCCGGCCACCGGCCTGCCGTCGCGGGCCACCGGTTCCATGAGCACTTTCAGGGGCAGACCCCTTGGCATGGTTCAGAGACCGCGAGTCGTGGTGGTGGGCGGTGGATTCGCCGGGCTGGCCGCCACCAAGGAGTTGGCCAAGGCCGGAGCGCTGGTGACGCTCATCGACCGCAACCCGTACGCGACCTTCCAACCCCTCCTCTACCAGGTGGCCACCGCCAGCATGGGCAGTGCGGACGTGTCGTACCCGATCCGCACGTTCGCGGCCAGGTGGCCCAACGTGCGGGCGCGGCGGGCGGCGCTGAGCAAGATCCTGCCGGACGAGCGGCGGGTGGAGCTCGACGACGGCAGCGGGCTCGAGTACGACTACCTCGTGCTGGGCACCGGCGTCACCACCAACTGGCTCGGCATCGAGGGAGCGCAGGAGAACGCGCTGCCCATCTACTCGCTCAGCGACGCGGGGGTGCTGCGCCGCCGGTTCCAGCACTACCTGGAGGACACCGCGGCGGGCCGGCGCGAGAGCGTGCACGTCGTGGTGGTCGGCGCGGGCGCGACCGGGGTCGAGATGGCGGGCACGCTGGCCGAGCTGCGGCGGCGCACGCTGCCGCTGACGCATCCCGAGATCAAGCCGCAGCAGACCAGCGTGACGCTGGTGGAGCGGTTCGACTATGTGCTGGCGCCGTACAAGCCGCGGCTGCGCGACAGGGCGGCGGCCGCGCTGCGCAGGAGAGGGGTCAATCTGCGGCTGGGCGCCACGGTGGCCTCCGTCGAGCCGGACGCCGTGGTGCTGTCCGACGGCACGCGGCTGCCCTCCGACATCACCGTGTGGGCGCTCGGCGTCACCGCGCCCAAGCAGGCGGGCGACTGGGGCCTGCCGCAGGGCAAGGGCGGGCGGATCACGGTCACGCAGGCGCTGAACGTGCCGGACCATCCCGAGATCTTCGTGGCGGGTGACCTGGCGGGGCCGCCCAACCCGCTCCCCCAGCTCGCCCAGCCGGCGATCCAGATGGGCAAGCACGTGGGCAGGCAGATCGTCGCGGTGCACCAGGGGCGGTCGCCGGCGGCGTTCAAGTATCGCGACCCGGGCATCATGGCCACCGTCGGCAAGGCGGAGGCCGTTTTGCAGCTGTCCAACGGGATGACCGCGTACGGGCTGCCCGCCTGGCTGGCGTGGATCTTCATCCACGTGGCGTACCTGCTGGGCGGGCGCAACCGCATGACCGTGCTGCTGAACTTCTTCTGGCGCTACTTCGGGCCGCGCCGCGCGGCCACCAGCGTCACGGAGTAAGAGCCTCCGACAGGGCCCGGAGGCCGTGGTCGACGTCGGCCTCCGGGATGTTCAGCGCGGGCCGCAGGCGGACCGAGCGGGGCCCGCAGGGCAGCACCAGCACCCCGTGCTCCTCCCTGAGGCGGGTCACCAGCGCGTCGCGCTCGGCCTGGCCGGGCAGGTCGAAGGCACACATCAGGCCCCGGCCGCGGACGTTCGAGATCGACTCGGGGCGCTCGGCCTCCAGCTTCGTGAGGCGTTCGAGCAGCACGTTGCCGAGGGCGCCGGCGCGGGTGATCAGGCCGTCGCGCTCGACGATCTCCAGGATGCCCCGGCTGCGTACCATGTCCACCAGGCCGCCGCCCCAGGTCGAGTTGATCCGCCCGCTCTGCCGGAACACGTTGTCGGGCACCAGGTCGACGCGGCGGCCCGCCATGATCCCGCCCACCTGCACCTTCTTGGCGAAGGCCACCACGTCCGGAGCGAGGCCCAGCTGCTGGTACGCCCACGGCGTCCCGGTCGTCCCGCCGCCCGTCTGAACTTCGTCAAGGATGAACAGGGCGTCGTACTCGTGGCACAGGTGCTGCATGGCCTGCAGGAACTCGGGCCGCATGTGGTTGTCGCCGCCCTCGCCCTGGATGGGCTCGGCGATGAAGCAGGCGATGTCGTGCGGATGGCGCTCGAACGCCTCGCGGGCCTGGGCCAGCGCGCGCTCCTCGGCCGCCTCCACGTCCCCGAAGTGGATGGCGGGCACGTCGATCCGCGGCCAGCCGAACTTGGGGAAGCGGTCGGTCTTGCCGGGCTCGGTGTTGGTGAGGCTCAGGGTGTAGCCGCTGCGGCCGTGGAAGGCCTTGGTCAGGTGCAGGACCTGGGTGCCCAGGTCGCGCGAGCGTCCGGCGGCCTCGTTGCGGCGGCTCTTCCAGTCGAAGGCGGTCTTGAGCGCGTTCTCGACGGCCAGGGCGCCGCCCTCGACGAAGAACAGGTGCGGCAGGTCGGGGTCGCCCAGCACGCGGACGAAGGTGTCGACGAAGTCCGCCAGGTGCTCGGTGTAGATGTCGGGGTTCGCCGGTTTGTTCCGGGCGACCTGGCCGAGCAGGAGGGCGAAGTCGGGGTCGAAGGGCGGGTTCACCCCGAGCGGGGCCGAGGCGAAGAACGTGTAGAAGTCGAGGTAGCGGCGGCCGTTTCGGGCGTCGACGAGCCAGGAGCCGCGACTGAGCTCAAGATCGAGCACGAGCCGGTATCCGTCGACGAGCAGGTGGCGGGCGAGGCGGGCGTGTACGTCCATGGCGACTCCACGTGCGTCGGTCTGACCGGATGTTCCTCTTGAGGAACACGGGCATCTACGCAAAATTTACGGCATACCTACCCCGCGAGAGAAGTTCTTCACGCGGAACGACAGACCGATCATGGCGATGCCGTGCAGGATCGCGAAGATTCCGACCAGCCAGACGAGGCTGAGCAGACCCGCGCCCGGCCAGATGAGCAGCAGGATGCCGAAGATCAGCGACAGGACGCCGCCGATGATGAGCAGCCATTCGTTGTCGATGGCCTTGCGGAGTTTGATGCCCGCGAGAATCTCCGCGACGCCGGCGAAGATGGCCCAGAAGGCCATGACGAAGAGCAGGGCCAGCGCCGTGATGCCCGGCCAGATAAATGTCGCTATACCGGCCAATATCCCGATAATTCCCGAGAAGATCAGCCAAGCGCGCGACTCGGCCCCGTGCCGGAACCCGGCGAGCAGCTCAGCCACGCCTCCGACCAGCGCGTACGCACCGAAGAAGATCACGAGCACGAGCAGCGTGATCGCCGGCCAGATGAGCGCCAGGATGCCGAAGATCAGCGAGGCGAGGCCGCGTATGAGTAGAAGCCACCACGACCGTGTGATATCTCCCATATTGGTCTGATTTCCAGGTAATGCCGGAAAACAGACCAGCGTGGGGTCAAATGTCGGTGATCCGCACTCCAACGGTGCCGGTACTCCCCCTGCGGAGCCTGCTGCCGAGCAGCGTGATCCGCCCCAGGAGGCCGTACTTGCGCCGCAGCAGCCCGCGCACCCGCTCGGTCTCCGCCGCGTCCAGCACCACGGCCCGGCCCTCGACCGGCTCGGTCCTCAGCCTGCCCCGCACGTCGCAGCCGGCCACGCTGACCCTGGGGTTGTTCGCGATCCGCTTGATCTTGCCGGAGTCGGCGACGGTCCAGAAGACCACCGCGTCACCGTCCTGCGCGGCCCACACCGGAGTCGCGACAGGGGTGCCGTCCCTCCGGTACGTGGTCACCGAGATGTACTGCTCTGCCCCGAGGTTCATCACACGTGCGAGTAGACCACGATCGACACCGCGATGTACTGGACCAGGTACGCGGCGAGGGTGAAGGCGTGGAACACCTCGTGGAAGCCGAACCAGCGGGGCGACGGGTCCGGACGGCGCAGGCCGTACACGATCGCCCCGGCCGAGTAGAAGACGCCGCCGACCGCCACCAGCACGACGGCGGCCACGCCCGCGCCCTGCAGCAACTGCGGCATCACGAAGATCGCGGTCCAGCCCAGCGCCAGATAGAGGACGGTGTAGAGCCAGCGCGGGGCACCCATCCAGAACACGCGGAACAGCACCCCGGCCAGCGCGCCGCCCCAGATCACGGAGAGCACCGCGATCCTCGCCACCCCATCCAGCGCGAGCAGGGCGAAAGGCGTGTACGTGCCGGCGATGATCAGATAGATGTTGGCATGGTCGAACCGGCGCAGGAACTCCGCCAGCCGCGGCCCCATCGTGCCCCGGTGATAGGTCGCCGAGATCCCGAACAACAGACCGGACGTGATGGCGTAAACGGCGGAGGCCATCCGCGCCTGCAAGGTCGGGCCGAGCGCCACGAGCACGAACCCCGCGACCAGCGTCACGGGCAGCGCCCCGGTGTGCAACCAGCCTCGCAGCCTGGGCTTGACGGTGATGGTCGTCATGAAACCTACGGTACCGTAGGTTAGCGTCGCCTTACTTCGGAGGTCCGCCGTACGCGGACTTTCGCAGGTCAGAGACCGCTGAAGAAACGCGCGGCGATGGGGACGGCGGCCTGCCGGCCGGAGCCGCCGTGCCGTACGAA
This region includes:
- a CDS encoding NAD(P)/FAD-dependent oxidoreductase; translated protein: MSTFRGRPLGMVQRPRVVVVGGGFAGLAATKELAKAGALVTLIDRNPYATFQPLLYQVATASMGSADVSYPIRTFAARWPNVRARRAALSKILPDERRVELDDGSGLEYDYLVLGTGVTTNWLGIEGAQENALPIYSLSDAGVLRRRFQHYLEDTAAGRRESVHVVVVGAGATGVEMAGTLAELRRRTLPLTHPEIKPQQTSVTLVERFDYVLAPYKPRLRDRAAAALRRRGVNLRLGATVASVEPDAVVLSDGTRLPSDITVWALGVTAPKQAGDWGLPQGKGGRITVTQALNVPDHPEIFVAGDLAGPPNPLPQLAQPAIQMGKHVGRQIVAVHQGRSPAAFKYRDPGIMATVGKAEAVLQLSNGMTAYGLPAWLAWIFIHVAYLLGGRNRMTVLLNFFWRYFGPRRAATSVTE
- the lat gene encoding L-lysine 6-transaminase, coding for MDVHARLARHLLVDGYRLVLDLELSRGSWLVDARNGRRYLDFYTFFASAPLGVNPPFDPDFALLLGQVARNKPANPDIYTEHLADFVDTFVRVLGDPDLPHLFFVEGGALAVENALKTAFDWKSRRNEAAGRSRDLGTQVLHLTKAFHGRSGYTLSLTNTEPGKTDRFPKFGWPRIDVPAIHFGDVEAAEERALAQAREAFERHPHDIACFIAEPIQGEGGDNHMRPEFLQAMQHLCHEYDALFILDEVQTGGGTTGTPWAYQQLGLAPDVVAFAKKVQVGGIMAGRRVDLVPDNVFRQSGRINSTWGGGLVDMVRSRGILEIVERDGLITRAGALGNVLLERLTKLEAERPESISNVRGRGLMCAFDLPGQAERDALVTRLREEHGVLVLPCGPRSVRLRPALNIPEADVDHGLRALSEALTP
- the trhA gene encoding PAQR family membrane homeostasis protein TrhA is translated as MTTITVKPRLRGWLHTGALPVTLVAGFVLVALGPTLQARMASAVYAITSGLLFGISATYHRGTMGPRLAEFLRRFDHANIYLIIAGTYTPFALLALDGVARIAVLSVIWGGALAGVLFRVFWMGAPRWLYTVLYLALGWTAIFVMPQLLQGAGVAAVVLVAVGGVFYSAGAIVYGLRRPDPSPRWFGFHEVFHAFTLAAYLVQYIAVSIVVYSHV
- a CDS encoding HdeD family acid-resistance protein yields the protein MECGSPTFDPTLVCFPALPGNQTNMGDITRSWWLLLIRGLASLIFGILALIWPAITLLVLVIFFGAYALVGGVAELLAGFRHGAESRAWLIFSGIIGILAGIATFIWPGITALALLFVMAFWAIFAGVAEILAGIKLRKAIDNEWLLIIGGVLSLIFGILLLIWPGAGLLSLVWLVGIFAILHGIAMIGLSFRVKNFSRGVGMP
- a CDS encoding PPOX class F420-dependent oxidoreductase, whose protein sequence is MNLGAEQYISVTTYRRDGTPVATPVWAAQDGDAVVFWTVADSGKIKRIANNPRVSVAGCDVRGRLRTEPVEGRAVVLDAAETERVRGLLRRKYGLLGRITLLGSRLRRGSTGTVGVRITDI
- the orn gene encoding oligoribonuclease, yielding MSDLLVWIDCEMTGLDLGRDALVEVACVITDSELNQLDEGVDVVIKPPPESLEQMSQVVREMHTASGLLPELAGGVTLAEAESVVLDYIRRHVPEPKKAPLCGNSIGTDRTFISRDMPGVDGYLHYRMIDVSSIKELVRRWYPRVYFAAPEKQGGHRALADIMESIRELRYYRAAIFVAQPGPDSATARSLAERVSG